In the genome of Populus trichocarpa isolate Nisqually-1 chromosome 6, P.trichocarpa_v4.1, whole genome shotgun sequence, one region contains:
- the LOC7454904 gene encoding zinc finger CCCH domain-containing protein 46 isoform X1 yields the protein MYKKKEPCRNFQRGSCQYGDRCKFLHVTPQQPPKSSNNPFGFGNQQTPNNNNNNSFGFGNRQQQQRPNSPFGSAPNNSANNRPQQFKPFENKWSRGASAPSSRQRPDSQPANHNCADPDSCKRLIAEDFEHERPLWKLTCYGHLRDGPCDIIGDVSYEELRAAAYDDYKRGLSLQSIVEKERNLLNSKLIEFNNLLHNPSIAPSKPAPAGQSPFFGATANATPAAAQNTAPPSVSSFGQLGTSLNMRSATPSNNAFGQPSQPLTAFGVSPSAPSNNVFGQSNLPSNSSQTVSAFGTNNFLSANASNSSQTSSAFGTTSFPSINAGLLGSQLPNQALGNSFSPNIAGFGNSGVNSIQNISSSPLSMQNPSIHPLSISNGLNSAFNAAGQATTNVQPVTMVQRETVSGDASIWLKEKWIPGEIPEEAPPEEYVF from the exons ATGTATAAGAAGAAGGAACCTTGTAGGAATTTTCAGCGTGGCAG cTGTCAGTATGGTGATAGATGCAAATTTCTTCATGTCACTCCTCAGCAACCCCCCAAATCCAGCAATAATCCCTTTGGATTTGGCAATCAGCAAACAcccaataacaacaataataactcTTTTGGATTTGGCAATCGACAGCAACAGCAAAGACCCAACAGTCCTTTTGGGTCTGCCCCTAATAATTCTGCTAATAACAGACCTCAACAGTTCAAG CCTTTTGAGAATAAATGGTCCCGTGGTGCCTCTGCCCCTTCATCGCGTCAACGACCTGACAGTCAGCCTGCCAATCATAA TTGCGCGGATCCTGATTCGTGTAAACGTCTCATTGCTGAAGATTTTGAGCATGAGAGACCGCTTTGGAAGCTTACATGCTATGGTCATTTGAGAGA TGGCCCTTGTGACATTATTGGTGATGTTAGTTACGAAGAATTGCGAGCTGCAGCATATGATGATTATAAGCGTGGGTTGAGCTTGCAAtcaatt gttgaaaaggagagaaatttaCTCAATTCGAAGTTGATCGAGTTCAATAACCTTCTCCATAATCCCAGTATAGCTCCCTCAAAGCCTGCTCCTGCTGGTCAGAGTCCATTCTTCGGAGCCACTGCCAATGCAACTCCAGCTGCTGCTCAAAATACTGCCCCTCCATCAGTTTCCAGTTTTGGTCAACTGGGGACTTCTCTTAATATGAG GTCTGCTACACCATCAAATAATGCCTTTGGGCAACCAAGTCAGCCTTTGACTGCATTTGGAGTAAG CCCCTCTGCACCATCAAACAATGTCTTTGGGCAATCAAATCTTCCTTCAAATTCTAGTCAGACTGTGAGTGCATTTGGGACAAATAATTTTCTCTCTGCAAACGCCTCAAATTCTAGCCAGACTTCAAGTGCATTTGGAACAACCAGTTTTCCATCCATAAATGCCG GCCTGCTTGGCAGCCAACTTCCTAATCAGGCACTTGGAAATTCCTTCTCCCCCAATATAGCAGGCTTTGGCAACAGTGGTGTAAACAGCATTCaaaatatttcttcttctccgtTGTCAATGCAAAACCCATCAATCCACCCTCTTAGCATTTCCAACGGGCTCAATTCAGCTTTTAATGCAGCAGGCCAAGCTACTACAAATGTTCAGCCAGT AACTATGGTGCAAAGGGAGACTGTTTCTGGGGATGCAAGCATCTGGTTGAAGGAAAAATGGATTCCTGGAGAG ATTCCAGAAGAAGCACCTCCTGAAGAGTATGTcttctag
- the LOC7454904 gene encoding zinc finger CCCH domain-containing protein 46 isoform X2, whose product MYKKKEPCRNFQRGSCQYGDRCKFLHVTPQQPPKSSNNPFGFGNQQTPNNNNNNSFGFGNRQQQQRPNSPFGSAPNNSANNRPQQFKPFENKWSRGASAPSSRQRPDSQPANHNCADPDSCKRLIAEDFEHERPLWKLTCYGHLRDGPCDIIGDVSYEELRAAAYDDYKRGLSLQSIVEKERNLLNSKLIEFNNLLHNPSIAPSKPAPAGQSPFFGATANATPAAAQNTAPPSVSSFGQLGTSLNMRSATPSNNAFGQPSQPLTAFGVSPSAPSNNVFGQSNLPSNSSQTVSAFGTNNFLSANASNSSQTSSAFGTTSFPSINAGLLGSQLPNQALGNSFSPNIAGFGNSGVNSIQNISSSPLSMQNPSIHPLSISNGLNSAFNAAGTMVQRETVSGDASIWLKEKWIPGEIPEEAPPEEYVF is encoded by the exons ATGTATAAGAAGAAGGAACCTTGTAGGAATTTTCAGCGTGGCAG cTGTCAGTATGGTGATAGATGCAAATTTCTTCATGTCACTCCTCAGCAACCCCCCAAATCCAGCAATAATCCCTTTGGATTTGGCAATCAGCAAACAcccaataacaacaataataactcTTTTGGATTTGGCAATCGACAGCAACAGCAAAGACCCAACAGTCCTTTTGGGTCTGCCCCTAATAATTCTGCTAATAACAGACCTCAACAGTTCAAG CCTTTTGAGAATAAATGGTCCCGTGGTGCCTCTGCCCCTTCATCGCGTCAACGACCTGACAGTCAGCCTGCCAATCATAA TTGCGCGGATCCTGATTCGTGTAAACGTCTCATTGCTGAAGATTTTGAGCATGAGAGACCGCTTTGGAAGCTTACATGCTATGGTCATTTGAGAGA TGGCCCTTGTGACATTATTGGTGATGTTAGTTACGAAGAATTGCGAGCTGCAGCATATGATGATTATAAGCGTGGGTTGAGCTTGCAAtcaatt gttgaaaaggagagaaatttaCTCAATTCGAAGTTGATCGAGTTCAATAACCTTCTCCATAATCCCAGTATAGCTCCCTCAAAGCCTGCTCCTGCTGGTCAGAGTCCATTCTTCGGAGCCACTGCCAATGCAACTCCAGCTGCTGCTCAAAATACTGCCCCTCCATCAGTTTCCAGTTTTGGTCAACTGGGGACTTCTCTTAATATGAG GTCTGCTACACCATCAAATAATGCCTTTGGGCAACCAAGTCAGCCTTTGACTGCATTTGGAGTAAG CCCCTCTGCACCATCAAACAATGTCTTTGGGCAATCAAATCTTCCTTCAAATTCTAGTCAGACTGTGAGTGCATTTGGGACAAATAATTTTCTCTCTGCAAACGCCTCAAATTCTAGCCAGACTTCAAGTGCATTTGGAACAACCAGTTTTCCATCCATAAATGCCG GCCTGCTTGGCAGCCAACTTCCTAATCAGGCACTTGGAAATTCCTTCTCCCCCAATATAGCAGGCTTTGGCAACAGTGGTGTAAACAGCATTCaaaatatttcttcttctccgtTGTCAATGCAAAACCCATCAATCCACCCTCTTAGCATTTCCAACGGGCTCAATTCAGCTTTTAATGCAGCAG GAACTATGGTGCAAAGGGAGACTGTTTCTGGGGATGCAAGCATCTGGTTGAAGGAAAAATGGATTCCTGGAGAG ATTCCAGAAGAAGCACCTCCTGAAGAGTATGTcttctag
- the LOC7487237 gene encoding uncharacterized protein LOC7487237 produces the protein MENGGGGDIECNKNNKEKEGSVGGEGSYRYWVREATADAAPLPLPKKLSPQEHLPSQPNNLGSVWNTAGTWEEKNLNNWATHRIKELLLSVASLEFSGGKAEIAQVSKCSGDAFLVIVRNKKRVGYTYELTLKVKGEWTVKEEKRMVKGDIDFPEFSFGELDDLQMQVQLNDEKDLSQQDKLQISQDLKLFLQPVREKLLQFEQELKDR, from the exons atggagaatggaggaggaggagacatAGAatgtaacaaaaataacaaagaaaaagaaggatcaGTAGGAGGAGAAGGCTCGTACAGGTATTGGGTGAGGGAGGCAACAGCAGATGCAGCTCCTCTCCCCCTTCCTAAGAAGCTGTCTCCTCAAGAACACCTTCCTTCTCAACCCAACAACCTTGGTTCTGTCTGGAATACG GCTGGAACATGGGAGgagaaaaatcttaataattggGCCACCCATAGGATAAAG GAGCTGCTCCTGTCGGTGGCCTCCTTGGAGTTCTCTGGTGGCAAAGCAGAAATAGCACAAGTGTCCAAATGTTCTGGTGAT GCATTCTTGGTGATCGTGAGGAACAAGAAACGTGTTGGATATACCTATGAGTTGACATTGAAAGTTAAAG GTGAATGGACTGTCAAAGAGGAGAAAAGGATGGTGAAGGGTGACATAGATTTTCCCGAGTTTTCATTTGGTGAGCTGGATGACCTGCAG ATGCAAGTACAGCTTAATGACGAGAAGGATCTCTCGCAGCAAGATAAGCTGCAGATCAGTCAGGATTTGAAGCTGTTTTTACAGCCTGTCCGTGAAAAGCTGCTCCAATTCGAGCAGGAACTCAAAGATAGATAG